Proteins encoded in a region of the Roseateles sp. SL47 genome:
- a CDS encoding flavin monoamine oxidase family protein — protein MLPSNITPGEGASRLSSQAQPLPARNTAGDVRSGQGPGIHPTGGPTSTSGTQRSRGSGFAAPFRGLIGSGRGNESAPSADGQVHEFPVVGKPPTASSFPATINLKGHVKLPLSSTLRRLTSPRSLSDLNTNGRALPRITPQTLGRYISGVVGEWDGLRADLVSRIVTNLGELDRTTDNQVARQLHMEIALHFNCLCEPEKVELFNTLVESHRGLLTDNGRVTRLVEHMLLATPAPNAAAMRAACRGETQGVLSRLFDKAGNVALLEKDFAEFSMTQPLDHMFDYGGFMEATQRVYGTLPEGVAARHRVCVVGAGPAGIMAADGLNRLGVKVHVFEQGDQIGGRLKTVRLPPSGRAVEPDRPPSPTPMEMGGMRFAPFEGNSFYRLIQLYQLPNAPFPNPSRVHGSLVIGQEVVETRPGEKPDHPLLAEVTREYEKAMEPLLGPIRAARAAGDTLKFRELCEAAIERFDPMNFQVGLRALLKDQGIEWSPEKWELYGAVGIGVGGYEGYYGTGFLEEFKFLADKRLENHVFLPGGANSVLEAVASDENIPSGRPSLDAQQAIELNTAVEQILKKTDPDTGEAFYEVTVQHTENGVETKRTERFTEVIFAAGPSEAIRLGLTGPQADSDALMTPELGKALRHANLVGATKLAVKVPREMLDQYEKDYGIPGNIQSSHPFQQVYVLPAISKTATSRVIFLSYQLGDNATKTASMGGEEQFRLFTSILRNTALAQPDNPAYQKLERFAELVEAGKDRMAFEPWSLERHFGGAFKMDRPMEQGNTQRMWESTLDRSSTGAIFVNEMMTAEGGFASGAVSAAINGVQQFIVRNDGELAPNSPLDQERLYPMS, from the coding sequence ATGCTACCTTCCAATATCACCCCAGGTGAGGGCGCATCGCGCCTCTCCTCACAGGCTCAACCCCTCCCGGCCCGCAACACTGCGGGGGATGTCCGCAGCGGGCAGGGCCCCGGCATCCATCCCACCGGCGGGCCTACCAGCACGTCCGGGACCCAGCGCTCACGCGGATCCGGATTTGCCGCGCCGTTTCGCGGCCTCATCGGTTCGGGCCGTGGCAACGAGTCGGCACCGTCCGCCGATGGGCAGGTCCACGAGTTCCCCGTGGTGGGCAAGCCGCCCACTGCATCGTCGTTTCCCGCGACCATCAATCTGAAAGGCCATGTGAAGCTGCCGCTGTCCAGCACCTTGCGTCGGCTCACCAGCCCTCGTTCCCTGTCGGACCTCAACACCAACGGGCGCGCGCTGCCCCGAATCACCCCGCAGACCCTGGGGCGCTACATCAGCGGCGTGGTGGGCGAGTGGGATGGCCTGCGGGCCGACCTGGTCTCCCGGATCGTGACCAACCTGGGCGAACTGGACCGCACCACGGACAACCAGGTGGCCCGTCAGCTCCACATGGAGATCGCCCTGCATTTCAACTGCCTGTGCGAGCCGGAGAAGGTGGAGCTCTTCAACACCCTGGTGGAGAGCCATCGCGGGCTGTTGACCGACAACGGCCGCGTGACGCGGCTGGTGGAACACATGCTGCTGGCCACGCCGGCGCCGAACGCAGCGGCGATGCGGGCCGCGTGCCGAGGGGAAACCCAGGGGGTCCTGAGCCGGTTGTTCGACAAGGCCGGCAATGTTGCCCTGCTGGAGAAGGATTTCGCCGAATTCAGCATGACGCAACCGCTGGATCACATGTTCGACTATGGCGGCTTCATGGAGGCCACCCAGCGTGTCTACGGGACACTGCCCGAAGGGGTGGCGGCGCGGCATCGCGTCTGCGTGGTGGGCGCCGGACCGGCTGGCATCATGGCCGCCGATGGGCTCAACCGGCTGGGGGTGAAGGTGCATGTCTTCGAGCAGGGTGATCAGATTGGCGGGCGGCTCAAGACCGTGCGGCTGCCGCCGTCGGGCAGGGCAGTGGAGCCGGACCGTCCGCCTTCACCGACCCCGATGGAAATGGGCGGCATGCGCTTTGCGCCGTTCGAGGGCAACAGCTTCTACCGCCTGATCCAGCTGTACCAGCTGCCCAATGCGCCGTTCCCCAACCCCTCACGGGTCCATGGGTCGCTGGTCATCGGCCAGGAGGTGGTCGAGACGCGACCGGGCGAGAAGCCCGACCATCCGCTGCTGGCGGAAGTGACACGCGAATACGAGAAGGCCATGGAGCCGCTGCTGGGCCCGATCCGGGCAGCACGGGCCGCCGGCGACACGCTGAAGTTCCGGGAGCTGTGCGAGGCCGCCATCGAGCGCTTCGACCCGATGAACTTCCAGGTGGGCCTGCGCGCGCTGTTGAAGGACCAGGGCATCGAATGGAGCCCGGAGAAGTGGGAGCTGTACGGCGCAGTGGGCATCGGCGTGGGCGGCTATGAGGGCTATTACGGCACGGGCTTCCTGGAGGAGTTCAAGTTCCTCGCGGACAAGCGCCTGGAAAACCATGTTTTCCTGCCCGGCGGCGCCAACTCGGTCCTGGAGGCGGTGGCCAGCGACGAGAACATTCCCAGCGGCAGGCCGTCCCTGGACGCGCAACAGGCCATCGAGCTCAACACGGCCGTGGAGCAGATCCTCAAGAAGACCGACCCGGACACCGGCGAGGCGTTTTATGAGGTCACCGTCCAGCACACGGAAAACGGCGTGGAGACGAAGCGCACGGAGCGGTTCACCGAGGTGATCTTCGCGGCCGGTCCGAGCGAGGCCATCCGTCTGGGCCTGACCGGGCCGCAGGCCGACTCGGACGCGCTGATGACGCCGGAACTGGGCAAGGCCCTGCGTCACGCCAACCTCGTGGGCGCCACCAAGCTGGCCGTCAAGGTGCCCCGGGAGATGCTGGACCAGTATGAAAAGGACTACGGCATTCCTGGCAACATCCAGTCCAGCCATCCGTTCCAGCAGGTCTATGTGCTGCCGGCCATCAGCAAAACGGCCACCTCACGGGTGATCTTCCTGAGCTATCAGTTGGGCGACAACGCCACGAAGACGGCGAGCATGGGCGGCGAAGAACAGTTCCGGCTGTTCACCAGCATCCTGCGCAATACGGCGCTGGCACAGCCTGACAACCCGGCCTACCAGAAGCTTGAGCGTTTCGCGGAGCTGGTGGAGGCGGGCAAGGACCGCATGGCCTTCGAGCCCTGGTCGCTGGAGCGGCACTTCGGCGGCGCCTTCAAGATGGACCGGCCGATGGAGCAGGGCAACACCCAGCGCATGTGGGAGAGCACGCTGGACAGGTCGTCCACCGGCGCCATCTTCGTCAACGAGATGATGACGGCGGAAGGCGGCTTCGCCAGTGGTGCCGTGAGCGCGGCGATCAATGGGGTGCAGCAGTTCATCGTCCGCAATGACGGTGAACTGGCGCCGAATTCGCCGCTGGATCAGGAACGGCTCTATCCGATGAGCTGA